GCTTGCCGGCGGCAGGCGGACGAGTGCTTGCGGCAAACGAGCCAAGTCATGACTCTCGCCGATGCCGGCTCCGGCGATAACGTGCGGGTCGTGGAAATCAAGGCGGGGCGGAGCTTACGCGGGCGGTTGCTGGGCATGGGCATCATGCCCGGCTCGGAAGTCAGGGTTCTTTCCGGCGGGCGCGGCGGGCCGGTGATAATCGCGCAGAATGACTGCCGAATGGCGCTGGGCCAGGGCATGAGCAAACGGATTGTCGTGAGCCGAATGGATCCGGACGCTCGAACGGCAGGCTAGGGACCACCGGAATGACGAATCCCGAGTCGTCATCCGGAAATCATCGTTCCTCGTCACACGGTCCCGGCCGGACGATTCGGATCGCCCTGGCGGGCAACCCCAATTCCGGTAAGACAACGATCTTCAACGCGCTGACCGGCGCGCACCAGACCGTGGGCAACTGGCCCGGGGTGACGGTCGAGAAGAAAGAGGGACGGTTTGAGTATCAGCACCACGAGGTGACGGTCGTTGACCTGCCGGGAACCTACAGCCTGTCGGCCTATTCACTCGATGAGCAGGTTGCGCACAATTACCTGATTGACGAAACCCCGGACGGGGTCGTGGCGATTGTCGACGCGGCCAACCTCGAACGCAATCTCTACCTCGTGATTCAACTGCTCGAACTCGGCGCCCGAGTAGTCCTCGACTTGAACATGAGCGACATCGCTCAAGCCCGGGGCATCACGATTGACGCCAAAGTGCTGGAGAAGGTGCTCGGCGTTCGGGTTGTCGCGACGACGGCGAGCGAGGGCGCCGGTCTGGATGAACTGAAGCGCCGAATCCATGACTTCGTGCGCCAGCCCGCGCCGAGCTTCAAGCTCGATTATGGCGACGACCTGGAACCGGAGCTTGAGCGGCTCGCGGCGCTGGTTGCACCGGACGCGGAACGGGCCGGGCTCCGGCCGCGCTGGCTGGTGTTGCGCCTGCTGGAGGGC
This DNA window, taken from bacterium, encodes the following:
- a CDS encoding FeoA family protein — translated: MTLADAGSGDNVRVVEIKAGRSLRGRLLGMGIMPGSEVRVLSGGRGGPVIIAQNDCRMALGQGMSKRIVVSRMDPDARTAG